Within the Melitaea cinxia chromosome 12, ilMelCinx1.1, whole genome shotgun sequence genome, the region TGAGATAATGGTAGATACATATGTGATAAAAATGATAAagtcacaaacaaaaatatacataagaaaatatttttgtaatttttaaagtattttaaaaattagaagTTATGTGTGAGTCAATAGACCTCTTTTAATCGaatcaaaacaaattattgtCTTGTTGTGCTTGCAGTGACACGTGTAAAGTATTTATTGATTAACAGAAACATTTCGTATAGATCGTGAAGTTTAGATGTAATTcctattagtatatatatatatatatatatatatatatgattttttataatatttggtaATAACATTTGTAGTGgaagataaaaattacaataaggAACGACGAAGAAATGAAAGATATGATATGATAagcgaaataaaaaatttacgaaaaatgaaaatataaacattggtggaaaattcaataaaattccAAGATAAACAAACCTCGGTGTTCGCAATACTTTTTCTCGTCGCAATAAAATCTCTTTTCCTTATGAACGCGAGTATGAAACATAACTCAATAGTAGCGTAGGGATTCAAGCGCAACCGAGTGTATAATGGGCGATGTGAAGGGGCATTTTCAGAGTGACCGAATAGCGCCGCCGGTGAAATATATGAGCGCTGCGAGAGTGTGACGTGTAATACGACGTCACTTGTAGTGACGTCACGTTTGTCTTGTGGACATCGCGAAaattagctattttttttatcatatcatTGCAGCTTACAAAGTAGTTCTATTATCTTTTCTTGGGGTTCTACTATCTAATACTAatacaaatttgtataaataaaaatgattagcAGAAACGTATGTATGCGCATAACTTACGAACGAAAGCACGAAGTTCCTTATAGTCAAGACAAggcttaaaatcaaaatattcaacaaaaaaaattgacactcaatgtaaaaataactaaagtTAAAACGCACCTGTTACCGTCACTAGTAGAAGGAAATATATCTCAGAATAACTGGCAATTTCCTCCgtttcttatttaatataatgttaattattgtatCACTTACCTACTAGTAGAAAACTCAAACATTAAACATGAAATGTATAGTATGATAtctgttctttttttaaccgacttcaaaaaaggaagaggttactcaattcgaccgtatatatatatttttttatgtatgttcggggataactccgtcgtttatgaaccgatattcataatttttttgttggaaaggagatatccctactttgttaccatgataaagaaaccaggatctgatgatgggattgtACTGattgtactgattttgatgatttttaattcaatcgaaagccgatgcttatcatgtggtcacatttaaatttcatcgagatctgattacaactttttgagtaatcttttataatgcgtatttacttgacaatttatttgtctacctacgttgtattacttgtcgatatgattgacgtcggtttttcttcgtttgcctgcaaacacaattatttactatttgtataaaatactttttaatatagtatatatcTTTACGTATTATATACGATACTgtttggttgttagtccttttgggtctccctaccgcgcctcggagaacacgtatAGCTGTCAGTCTCGATTGTTATCGTGTAAACctaatagcgattgttactcataatagggaatatatccgccaacccgccacccgcagtggagtagcgtggtggattaagaccTGATCCTTCTCTAACATGGGCAAAGAGgccttatgcccagcagtaggatattaaaAGCTGTTtacgtattattttttgtaattcgaCTAATTCACAATAcctaaatgatataaaataagtatcttaactgtttttacaataaaacaaagcAGTACTTATTCTATTGTTatgttaaagtataaaatacatgaataaaaataagacaAGATACAAGGTGGGCAACCCTCGCACAAAGCGTCCGGGCGGCCCTATTGAGCTACGAAAACGCTACGAACATTCTCcgtgtgtataaaatattagcCGGGCGGATAAAAAGATACATACatgtttactaataataaataagtgaaCATTTCTCGTAAATATACATGTACAACTGTACATTATACAAATGCAAACGCTGAAGATACAACATTTAAAAGCTCTTCAGATGTAATATTATTGTAGATATAATATTGTCCCTGGAAAAATATCACGTATAGCCGATACGGGGAATTCCCGTGCGTCCGACCGGAAAATTGCCGACATAAAGGTCCAACATTCTGTTTCTGACCGGGGACGGAagcgataaaatatatatgaggGTCACTGACACCCTCGCCCACTAgactattataaattttttacatgGAATATTGATTCttacataaatatcaaatacgatcttttgaagttatatataatattttactataatattcTTTCTAAATTATAATAGTTGCCTAAAATCAATACTAACCAGTACAAGATTTTTCTTATAAGTACATTTCGTTAAATCGTCTGGTTAAAGTAAAACTCagacacaataaataaaatgcacAGCAAGATGGCCGCGGCGGTGGTGGCCGGTGTTACCAGCAATTAATCTCCATTACCCGCACGCGGCAAATCACGCCGCtgttttatttcgttaaatGGACCCGCCGAATTAATGCGCTCAAACGTTTACAAAGGCAAAAGAATCGACGAGGAACCGCTCCGAGAATCTATGCCCCTTTTGTGTCGGTTTTTGATAAATGTCTTGCTTCgtctttgtttaaaaaataaacgacaAAGACTTGTAGCTAATTTCAAACGGAATATCTTTATTGAAAACAGAATCtctttgtatttatactttttcaTCGTTAACattatatgttaaataattaatgttgaaTAGCTTTTGAATACATGTAATTTGTATAAGCGGcactatatatattttccttTCTGCAGGTGCGGACGTTGTTCGTGAGTGGACTGCCCATGGACGCCAAGCCAAGAGAACTCTATTTGCTGTTTCGAGCATATGAGGCGAGTTAAgacattacatatatacatacctttatttttaatctttttaatcattttagttACGTATAAGATAACAAAACTTCTCATGCTGCATTACAGTCTAAAATTTATGTGATATAtcacaataatttattgaaagaCGCTCTCGTTAGCTCCCCATATCGCGtgacttgaaatataatatcgaTATAGATTAATGCGTCATAAATATCAAACGTCATGCCGATGTGTAATATTTCGAATTGAATCGATTCTGTCTACCGATAAGGGATACATTTGATTCTTACCTGGTACGGCTGGCACCATAAATGTGCCCAAAGCTAACAGCGTTTATTTCGATCGCGTGTTCGTGGCAGTGCCTGGAACGGTAGGATACCATTGTAGAGGAGCGAAATTTCGTCGAAACTGACTTATGTTGTCATTATTATCGATCAGGCTAAATTGTAAGCGCAGTCTTTAAGCTCGTTAAGGCAATTTTCAATTTACttcagtataattttataaaatatttctcgtATTACgacgtatttatatatctttcttTTCTGCCCAAgacgataaaatatttattctctttatacttatatacaatTAAGAAAGCACAATAATTGTGAGTATTTTTTCAAGCCGTTTAAAAGGTTATACTTATATACCGACAAAAATGTAAGCGGATAGATATATTTGCTGTAGGCATTCAAAGAGtaaaaaacgttttaattatttttttttttttttagggatACGAGGGTTCGCTGTTAAAGGTTACAAGCAAAAATGGAAAAACGGCATCTGTAAGTATGAAAATATCTTTTGACTGAGAACATGGACCCTTTTAAAGACCCAGTTTATAGATAACatgctattttaattattacaattggTACAGTTTTTAATGAGGCGTAAACAAAGATCTGGGTCTTGGTAAGAtgaaaatatacgagtatattttaatatttttagttttactttttaagaagaaatatattattctttttcggTTCGtctataataaatgttaaatgaaTAGGCAAAGAAAAACTTTATGTAaagaaaagttattaaaaacaaGCCTTCAATCAATATTTCACTTCAgctaatattgttttaaaaaattcaatggaTGTGcccaattttatataaattaaaacaagtttaatcttttaatctttaattttattcaatatatttatatatacacctTGTTAAAGTATATATTACCTACAAATTTAATGAACCTTATGCCAATATGAAAGTAATGACTTTTTTAACttcgtttgttattttatacactaacaatattttattacagatgtattaaatgaaaatatttgtaattgcggtatagttatttttaatattagtttgcCACCcgttatttatactaatatttgttattgcagcCAGTTGGTTTCGTCACATTTCACACTCGGGCTGGAGCCGAGGCAGCTAAGCAAGACCTTCAGGTTAGTACCatttaacaacttttttattctaaatataaGTATCATATAAtgccaaatattatttatatattgacaTTCATATTAACCAATATTTAAACCAAGAGAAAAACGTTTAggcttgaaaacaataattactaACACATATTTACCTAAggaaatacaacaaaaaatcaCAAACACTCAACATATTACGTTGTGGTCGATCGCTTAACACTTGAGGTATTGTTACAAAACATAACGATGCCGCTTTATACcgaaatacaatataatacattgtaaataattaaaaaatatatattaaaagaaacgTACAAAGCACGGTGTTACTAAACCTCTTCTCATCACTTGCCTAAACACAGCCAATAAGCACTATAGTTAATATTCTCATTGTAGACTTGGAATAACATTTTCCTGACTCGAGTAACCGCATCGTAAGTTATGCTAAACCCATGCACATATCGAATAGACCACGTCGACTCATTTAGTCGAAGCCGAAGCTCTCAATCTCGGATATTGGACTGATATCGATTAGGTTACCGTGTATATACGCAAATGCATGTCACTGTTTGACAGATTTTGATGTTACACCCCGAGCACAGTGTTTCGGCACCGTAGCAGGCGCAGGCggtataaatgaaaaaaatattaattgaaattacgTTCATGACAGTTACTAGTATTAATTTCATATCTTTAAAATACCTACTATCAACCTTGAATGAAAATTCGTTTGGTAAAAATCATCTGaattcaaaaacaaattataattctcGGTAATCGCTTTATTACCAAACTGTCCCTGTCTCCGCAATGGACTGCGAGTAAGTCCAGAGGGAGCGCGCGCCTAACCGTCCATCGTCATTATATCGGAGCGCCGCACCGCTCGCGGCTGTTCACAGCAGGGCGTCCGGTTCGACCCCGACATGCCGCAAACAATTCGGCTGGAGTTCGCTAAAAGCAACACGAAGGTCAGCAAGCCGAAGCCGGCAGTTGCCACAGCCGCGCCAGCTGCACACCCCGCATTGATGCACCCACTCACTGGACGTAAGTACCGCCGTACGCACACACCACCCGGCGCTCGCTCGATCGTCGACTCGCTCctttattaatactttcaaaaacAATATATCACCTccatttataaatatctattcaTTGTTTATcgtctttttacttttttgagaaagaaacaaaataagttACAATTCACAGATGTATCGGTGATATAATGTTTCTCCGTAGTTCTTTAAATGCTACACAACTCAACAAAGATATCGCCACAAATACACacgattttttataatattatagtattatgCTTTCGTATTTAAGTAAGAGTGATAGCGTGTCGAGCAATCGCAAAATTGGGCAAGTATCTGTAAAAGCTTACACGTACCACGCAAAGCCTAGCTCCGTGAATCTGTTTCTCTACCAATTGATCTGTCGGGTTCTCTTGCcactatatattttctagtcACATTATCATGATATTTCGTATTGTAGCCTCGCTTATTTAATACAGATCTATTACACAAATTGGATGTCGATGAGCGTGGAAACAAGTTTTGCACATTGTAAATAAACTTCTTCGTCGATGTTATTTTCTCAtactatacatttaaaatttttagagcATTCATTTTACTATCTAATCTAAATCATGACTGTGCAGACTTAGCCAGTCCGTTCTTCCCCGGAGGGGGCGCTGAGCTGTGGCATCACCCATTGGCATACGGAGGGGAACTGCCTGCTCTGTCGCACGGGCTGGTCCACCCCGCCATTCATCCGCAGATGGCGCCCGTCCGTTCTTACCTCTGACTAGCTGCCGCCGATAGGCCACACCACGTAAGTTGTTAACTAAGAcatttaacaaataacaatctTGCTACCTATAGCaactataaaaattactttaaataaattataaatccgAGTGctttgaatatataatttttgtaaaatctaaCTTGTAGTAATAACATTATTGCTTAGTAGATGTAAAAGTTGATAACACACAttagcttatcgcagtccactgcggGACATAGGCCTAggacaagtttgcgccaaaaatggcgtgaactcatgtattttgcccatagtcaccactctgggcaggcatgttggtgaccgcagggctggctttgtcgcaccgaagatgctgctgatCGTcatcggtctgtgtatttccaagccagcagttggatcgttatcctgccatcagtcggctttttaagttcctccaaagtggtagtggaactgtgttatcccttagtcacctcttacgacacccacgggaagagagggggtggctatattctttgctgccgtattCACACAGTAGAAAAGTtgataaagtatatttatataagtaaaatagtcaataatatatttcaataagcGCGAATCGAGAATGTCTgacaaattttaaagaaaattgcgcagaaaatCGAAAAATTTCATAGACGCAAGAAATGCTTTTATGCACCCCACCGAGGAGGCCGGCGGGAGTGTGAGACTCCTGGTTAACCCAGATTACCTACTAAAACCCAGCGGTGCCCTAATCGCCATAGCggggcgccacgggatcgcTTTCTATAGATTGTCTATAGAGCGCCCACGGGCACTCTGAGCGCTCTACCACCCCGGCGGCGAGTGGGAGGAATAGTGGTGCCCTTCTCCCACTCTATTGCGATGGGTGAAAGAGCGCATAACGGCGTCTCCTTCCCCCTGCTCGTCTCCTGCGGAGCGGGTTTGCGTCAGCCTCACGCTGTCCTCCGCAGCCTTCTTTAGCGCCATGACTTCCTCGCAGAAGGAGGTTACGGCCGACCAGCACCTCTCGCTGCCGAGCATGCTGCGGACCACGCTCAGCAGCGACGGATCTTCGCCTATTACGGCCACCAGTGCGCAGCGCTGGGGGCCCCAAGCGACACAGTCCTCCAGAGTGTGACGCGCCGTATCACTTGGcatatccctactatgagtaacgtttgctatcaggtgtccatgataacaaccagggcCGAgatcttaacgtgctctcctagaTACGATGGAccatggggagacccacaaaaacagacaaccagaccggaaataaatatttgaacaattataaatatccattccgagtaTGAATCGAACCGCAACCGCCGGTGTGCAGGTGCCAATACGGCAGGCGCACCCAACACCAGAGCGGTGTCTTTTCGTCTAAATTTCTAATAATGTTACATTTCGCCCTTAGACTCCCTTGACGCTAGGCGCGTGCGTCCTGCCGGCCCCCGCGCTGGGCTCGCCGGGCGCCGCgcacgcgcccgcgccgcccgcgcaccCCGCGCACCCCGCGCACCCGGCGCACCCTGCGCACCCCGCGCCGCCCTGCTCCACGCTCTTCGTCGCTAACCTCGGACAGTTCGTCTCCGAACATGAACTGAAGGAGATATTCAGCAGGTACTTTCCGATTCTGTTCATAGGTTTCGACTGGAAAACATATTTATTGCGTACATATCGCGTTTTTAGTGTACAATTTTTCACAAGTGAGTCGTTACAGTCAACTAAAAAATAGGAATTTTATACACTCGACATATTGTATTGTGAATCggttattacaatataatactgTGTTTTTTTTCAACTATGAGTGTCAATACATAAACAAacgaaattgtttaaaaaacagCATTTCCAGTCGAACCAACCTATCATTAAATGTCTGCATGaactcaaaataataaaatatcaagtaTCATTTATATACGAgcaaattatgatattatttttaactagatAAAATGCGTATATTCTCCACTGTGCATGTCGCACCAAGTATTACAGTGTCGTCTATTGTTGGGTATTATTTATGTTCTGATCTATCTCATACCAGCTGAGAACTTAATGTTTTCAGTTTGTTTGAGATACTAAGCCTGCACCCGTACCACTTCAAGCATGACAGTCAACATCTATATCTACACTATAACACACTAGTCGTATGCTATTAGCACAAAAATCacataaatgtatgtaattgtCCATTGCacctaaattttctttatagCGTCGATATGGCGACATGAGGTACATTGTACAACTTCTCCTTAAAACGCTATAAAAATTCGATTTATGAATATCCAAAAACAATCGTTGTTGCTTTTATTCAAAATCAGTTGACGtatcaaaaaatttatttgcaTATTAGTGAAACAGCTTTGAACATACACCTAGACATTTTCGGACATATTTATAGTTTCGAATCATATCCAGTGCCACTACGGCGTAAGACCAAATACACAAGGCATAAAACGGGTGCGGGCATATCTGAGTGTAATGGTAACAGTTGCCCGGGTTTCTCGCGGCTACGGCTTCTCACGGCTGGGAGCGGCGGCTCGGGGCCGGTCGCATTCGTCGACTTCGTAACCCCGAGCGACGCGGGCGCCGCCCTGGCCCGCCTGCAGGGCGCTCTGCTCCTCAGCTCAGAGGGAGCCATCCACCTCGAATTTGCGAGGCATAAGTTGGCACACAACGGCTGGATACTCGCACATGAAGTATGCACGTGCACTCTTCTTTAACACGATACCACACGGGTTCTTAGATCATCTTCTGATATTAGTTGTAGTTATCCACCCATGCATACTTTTCTTCAATAAAGTTCAAGTTTCATGTTTGCTTTTGGTAAATAGGTTTTTCTAATTTAGTGAAAATATCTAGACGTAATGTTTTAAGACCAAAATATGAACTAAGATAATCAAAGCGATTCCCTAGAAACCGTGTAGTATCTTCAAAAAAATTTGGATCCCATACAAGATCGTTTTACTGATAAATAACACGTAACCTATTTCGGTATGGGTTCTAAATGACTGCGGTATGCATCACCCGCACGCACCTCGCACCATAGCTATAACAGCCTGATACATTATAAGCGAATTGAgttaatgaatatataattgGTTACACATTTTGATTTTCTCGATAACTAAACTGAAATCGGTCAGCAGGGAGCCAAAGGCGGAGAAGAGGGCGAACAGCATTAGTTCGTTCGTGGCACTCGGCACTTGACAACCAGCTAACTGAGGGACGCGCTATCTTGATCCTCCGCAGCGCGTCGGGGCCGGGGCGGCGTCGCCTTGCTATAACGCGTGCTCGCGGTACGGCTAGCGGATTGGATCAAGATCGAACTCACCAAACGACACCGGACAAACGTAAAATAGCAAAACGCTCTCCTCCACTTTTATGTTTCGTCTGTAGCGGCAGAGGTGTGGTCTATTTTTGTTGATACCAAATTTagcataaattttttattatattaacattccagtttttattgtttaccGTTCacgatgaaaatattatttgaaattattattaatttttattctatatcgtgtttatttaattcatttttgtgtaatataagatttatttacaactaacTTATTGTATGGTAAAGTTTGTATATTAGTTTCTACGAGGCCGATGTATACAACTGAGAGGATTTGTTATCGATATAGTGTAATCAGAAATTAAACACTTTAGGATATATCACATTCGAATAAGCTAAAAACCAAAGGTGCCCTTCATAGAAAGATTACGTTTTGTTGATAATATTTCAAGTTGAttgattttaaatgaatttgtatgtaataataataacgatacttttgttttagtCTTGATAATGTTAgtgtatttaaatgaattttcatGACTATctcaaattatatttacctaatgcttttttagtaatttttataatgttcgATCACTCGTTAAAGCGCTGGCACTAGCGTTGTTCTTACGATCTTTCTAACTGTAAATGATCAAACTGAATTGCAATAATGTAAAGATGTGAGTAGCGTCGACGCGCATAGAGCGCCCTCGGAGCCGCTCGTGAAGTGCACACGCCGCTGAGCGCGCCGCGTCGCACCGCGTCGCACCGTGTCGCACCGCGTCGCCGACCGCCCCAATCTCCGACGGTCCGCCCGCACTCTAATGTCTCGTGCCTTGAAACATTTCCCCGAAATCGCGCTAATCTTTTTCCGGGTAAACATTTTAGGTTGTTTTGTCACAGACTTCGAAGATCGTTAGGTTCCGTGTATACGGTGCGACAGAGGTGAGCGCGTTCAGTCTTGTTGCGAGAATTTAGCCTTGGCCTTATGAGAGTTAAATAACTATAtgtaatcattatattattaattattagtaataattatatggCGACACGCGCCAAGCTGAATAGTGAAACAATTATTCTATTTGCATGCTTTGACGAGCTTTTTGGTAATGTACTAATTTAAAACTTAGTAGTTACTTTAATTGTGTAATCTTtaggtaaatattataaaactagatAAGGGTATTTATTGTAGAGGATCAGCATAGTTACATTACTATAAAAAGAAAGTTATTCTTACATAATAATGAAACAGTGTAATGACGTTAAATTTATTGTGTTAGggttaatcaaattaaaaattaatatattttttatttttagctagtTGACTATCGCATGCTAAACGTCTACTTGGTTGCACACGCGCGAGGCCGCGGTGGCATAAGTACACTGAGTGCGAGATAGCAATAAACCAAAAAATGAATTCTTAacgtttatattataagtatctaGAAACGTATTTTGCTGATGTAAACatgtaaaaattatacaaaaaaaaagtaaaaaaaaaattccctgCTTAGGCTATATTTAATAAGATTTCCAATATTTGGGTTGAAATCTTGACGCGACAGATATCAATGGAGTATTCACGAGATCGTTGTCGAACATAAGCCGGTATAATCCGCATGTGAATTCTTATGAAAATCTCTTAGtcaatatttaatagaaatatgtcAATTTTTGACTTAGCAAAATTTTATACGTTATTTATAGTAACTATAACTTTCAAGATATACCGAGCGTCATGGAGTATAGACCAAAGATAAAagatatacatatgtaatttttaatactaaccTCAGACCGTACCAAACATTGTTTCTTGGCCCACACACTGACCGaaggtttttaataatatattctatgCTGAAGATCGAAAATCGAAATATTATTGTTGGAAATAGACAACAATCTaatcttttcttttctttattagaattattttatgtcgcggtctaaaataaaaataaataaaatatttgtttttaatttattacaaagatcAAGGTCAATGTGTGGCGCCAGTATTAGTTAAATCTCTTAGTAAATAActacgtatatttataaaatatattgatcaatttttaatttttatcaaaatcctAAAAATATCGTAACTCGGTTTCTCTTGTATTCGTATTTCACTGTCTGTTTTAATAGTTAAGCTAAGTCaatgttt harbors:
- the LOC123658554 gene encoding protein couch potato; translated protein: MELALCQSMDSVNTATTEEEVRTLFVSGLPMDAKPRELYLLFRAYEGYEGSLLKVTSKNGKTASPVGFVTFHTRAGAEAAKQDLQQGVRFDPDMPQTIRLEFAKSNTKVSKPKPAVATAAPAAHPALMHPLTGHLASPFFPGGGAELWHHPLAYGGELPALSHGLVHPAIHPQMAPVRSYL